GCCCATAACGGCAATATCACAAACGCCAATTCCCTGCGCCGGGAGCTGATCGAACGGGGCAGCATATTTCAATCGTCCTCTGACAGTGAATGTATCATTCACCTGATGGCCCGCTCCTTGCAACGCACCATCCCTGAACGGATGGAAGATGCCCTGCGCCGTGTTGAAGGGGCGTTTTCTGTAGTGGCCATGACACGCACCAAGCTGATTGGTGTGCGCGACCCACTGGGTGTGCGCCCGCTGGTGTTGGGCAAGGTCGGTGACGGCTGGGCATTAAGCTCGGAAACCTGTGCGCTAGATATCATCGGCGCGGAATTTGTGCGCGAAATCGACCCCGGCGAAATGGTGGTCATCACCCCCAAGGGCATCGAATCCCATTTTCCCTTCCGCCGTCAGGAACCGCGTTTCTGTATCTTTGAACACGTCTATTTCAGCCGCCCCGACAGTATTCTGGGCGGTCGTTCCGTCTATGAAACCCGTGAAGCGATTGGCCGGGAGCTGGCCAAGGAAAGCCCGGTCGAGGCGGATCTTGTCTGCCCCGTACCGGACTCCGGCACACCGGCTGCCATCGGGTTTTCCCTTGAATCGGGCATCCCTTATGCGATGGGCATCATCCGCAACCAATATATGGGCCGCACCTTCATCGAGCCCACCGAGCAGATCCGCAACATGGGTGTGCGCCTGAAACTCAACGTCAACCGGGCGCTGATCAAGGACAAACGGGTCATTCTGGTTGATGACAGCGTGGTGCGCGGCACCACCAGCCGTAAAATCAAGGAAATGATCCTGGATGCCGGTGCCAAGGAGGTGCATTTCCGCATTGCCTCCCCCCCGACAGCCTGGCCCTGTTTTTACGGTGTGGATACCCCACAACGCGACAAATTGCTTGCGGCCACAATGTCCGAAGAAGAGATGCGCGCGCATTTGAACGTGGACAGCCTCAAATTCATCTCGCTGGATGGCCTCTATCGTGCCGTTGGCGAGGCCGAGGGGCGCAACAAGAAATGCCCGCAGTATTGTGATGCCTGTTTCTCGGGCGAATATCCGGTCACCCCCGCCGATCAGATGGATCAGGGTTTCCAAATGAAACCGGCGGCGGAGTAACCTGTCGCCCCTTCAAACCATAAGAAACAAGCAGCTCCCATGACCAAAACCGCATTGATCACTGGCGCCTCTCGCGGCTTGGGTGCCGCCCTTGCTGAGGCACTGGCCCCCACACATCACGTCATTGCCGTCGGGCGCACCACCGGCGCGCTGGAGGAACTGGACGATCGCATTCAAGCGAAAGGCGGTGCCGCCACCCTGGCCCCGATGGATGTGACCAACGCCGATGCCATGGCTGTTCTGTGTCGCGGAATCCATGACCGCTGGGGCAGCCTTGATATTTGGCTGCATTGCGCCATTCACGCAGCCCCGCTTGCCCCCGCAGATCACATTGATGCCAAGGACATGGCGAAATCGGTCGCCGGCAATGTCACCGCCACCTCGACCCTGATCACCTATGTGGCACCTTTACTGGGCCAGAGCGGGCAAGCGGTGTTCTTTGACGATCCGCGTGTCGATCACAAGTTTTTCGGGGCCTATGCGGCAACAAAATCCGCACAGATCGCACTGGCCCGCGCATGGGCCGCCGAAACCGCCAAGATCGGCCCCAAGGTCAGCATTCTGACACCTGAGCCGATGCCCACCGCCACACGCGCCCGGTTCTTCCCCGGCGAGCCACGCGAGGGCCTTAGCGACATCCACACGCAAGCGGCTGCGGTTTTGGCGCAACTTTGACCCTTTGAGGCCAAGCCTGCGCTTGCCGCGCTCTGCCCCCTCACCTATCAAGGCAGAAAGGGGCAAATCATGCGCATTCTGATTACAAATGACGACGGGATCACGGCACCGGGGCTTGAAACGCTGCACGCCATCGCCACCGATCTGGCCGGCCCCAAAGGTGAAGTCTGGACCGTGGCACCGGCCTTTGAACAATCCGGCGTTGGTCATTGCATCAACTATGTGCATCCCACGATGATGACCCAATTGGGCGAACGCCGCTATGCCGCCGAAGGCTCCCCCGCTGATTGTGTGTTGGTCGCCGTACATGACGTGATGAAGGACTGCCCGCCTGATCTGGTGCTCTCCGGTGTGAACCGGGGCAATAACTCGGCTGAAAACACGCTCTATTCCGGCACCATTGGCGGCGCGATGGAAGCGGCCCTGCAAGGGCTACCCGCCATTGCCCTGTCACAATATTTCGGTCCTGCCAACCGTGAGCTGGAAGACCCGTTTGAGGCCGCATCGAAACACGGGGCCGCCGTTTTGCGCCGCATTTTGCGCAACACGCCCGATGAAGATGTGGATTACCCACTGTTTTATAACGTGAACTTCCCACCCGTCGCAGCACTGGATGTCAAGGGCACCCGCCTTGCCACCCAGGGGCGTCGTCCCGGTGTGGTCTTTGGCACCGAACCGCACACCGCACCGTCTGGGCGACGGTTCTCATGGATCAAAGGCGGCGATCAGCAGGTCAAAACCGCCAAAGGGTCGGATGCGGCCTATAACCTTGAAGGTTATGTTTCGGTGACGCCGATGCGCGCGGATCTGACCGCCCATAACATGATGGACAGTCTTGCGGGCATCAATTCATGAGTAACGCGGACGACGCCCATTCCGCCGCAGAGCGTAAGATGCAGTTTCTCTATGCGCTGCGCTCCAAGGGGGTGACGGACAGCCGAGTCCTTGCGGCAATGGAAAGCGTTGACCGTGGCCCTTTTATCAAAGGGCTGTTTTCCGAACGCGCCTACGAGGATATGCCGCTGCCCATCGCCTGTGGCCAGACCATCAGCCAGCCTTCTGTTGTCGGGCTGATGACACAGGCGCTGGAGATCAGCCCGCGTGACAAGGTGCTCGAAATCGGCACCGGGTCGGGGTATCAGGCGGCGATCCTCAGCAAACTTGCACGCCGCGTCTATACCATCGACCGCCACCGCCGTCTGGTACATGAAGCCCGCACCATTTTTCAGGACCTTGATCTGGTGAACATCACCGCGATCACTGCCGATGGCAGCTTTGGTTTGGCCGAACAGGCCCCTTTTGACCGCATCATCGTGACGGCCGCCGCCGAAGACCCACCCGGGCCCCTTCTGGCGCAGCTCAAGGAGGGCGGCATCATGGTGCTGCCGGTGGGGCAATCGGATGCGGTGCAACATCTGATCCGTGTGCGGAAAACCGCAGACGGGCTGGAATATGACGAAATGCGTTCTGTGCGCTTTGTTCCTTTGCTGGAAGGCTTGGGCAAAGACGGATAATAGAGTATTGTGTTGCGAACCCTCGGAGACACGGGGGGGCCGAGTGTAAAGAGGACTAGCAGATGCGCCCATCCATTATGCGCCGTAAGGTACGGCTGAGCTTGCTGGCAACGGCCAGTGCCACCCTTCTGACCGCTTGCGGTGATCAACCCTTGGATTTTGATCTGCGCGGCATTGGCGGCGGCTTTTCCACGGCGGATGCAGCCACCGGCCCACTGGCCAACCGGCCCAAGCCTGACGATCGCGGTGTGATCTCCTATCCCAACTATCAGGTTGCTGTAGCCCGGCGCGGCGACACCCTGGGTGATGTTGCCAAGCGGGTGAATGTCGACCCTGCTGCGCTTGCCCGCTTTAACGGGATCAACATTGATGACACCCTGCGCAAGGACGAGATCATCGCCCTGCCGCGACGTGTCGCGGAACCTTCGCCTGCAACCGGTGCGGCGAGCAGCGGCCCGATCCAGCCGGTTGACATCAGTTCGCTGGCCGGTGGCGCAATTGACCGCGCTCCTGCAACACCCGGTGTACAAACCGCCGCCCTGCCCCCCGCAACCAACGCCCCACAGGCGCAAACCGGGCAGGAACCTGTGCGCCACAAGGTCGAGCGCGGAGAAACCGCTTATACCGTTGCGCGGCTTTACAATGTGCCGGTCAAGGCGCTGTCGGAGTGGAATGGTCTGGGGGCAGATTTTGCCGTGCGCGAAGGTCAGTTCCTGCTGATCCCCGTTGCCAAGCAGAACCCACCGGCCCGCAAGGCGACACCAGCCCCAAGTGCGACGGCAACCACCACCGCCCCCGGCACCGGCACACCTACGCCAACACCACCCTCAGCGGCCAAGCCCTTGCCCAAGGACGACACGGCCAAACCCGCCCCTGCTGCCAAGGCACCCAGCAAGCCGGTGGCAGATGTTGGCAAAACCACCAAACCCGCCAAAGCCACCAAGATGA
This DNA window, taken from Sulfitobacter pacificus, encodes the following:
- a CDS encoding protein-L-isoaspartate(D-aspartate) O-methyltransferase, with the protein product MSNADDAHSAAERKMQFLYALRSKGVTDSRVLAAMESVDRGPFIKGLFSERAYEDMPLPIACGQTISQPSVVGLMTQALEISPRDKVLEIGTGSGYQAAILSKLARRVYTIDRHRRLVHEARTIFQDLDLVNITAITADGSFGLAEQAPFDRIIVTAAAEDPPGPLLAQLKEGGIMVLPVGQSDAVQHLIRVRKTADGLEYDEMRSVRFVPLLEGLGKDG
- a CDS encoding SDR family NAD(P)-dependent oxidoreductase; its protein translation is MTKTALITGASRGLGAALAEALAPTHHVIAVGRTTGALEELDDRIQAKGGAATLAPMDVTNADAMAVLCRGIHDRWGSLDIWLHCAIHAAPLAPADHIDAKDMAKSVAGNVTATSTLITYVAPLLGQSGQAVFFDDPRVDHKFFGAYAATKSAQIALARAWAAETAKIGPKVSILTPEPMPTATRARFFPGEPREGLSDIHTQAAAVLAQL
- a CDS encoding peptidoglycan DD-metalloendopeptidase family protein; protein product: MRPSIMRRKVRLSLLATASATLLTACGDQPLDFDLRGIGGGFSTADAATGPLANRPKPDDRGVISYPNYQVAVARRGDTLGDVAKRVNVDPAALARFNGINIDDTLRKDEIIALPRRVAEPSPATGAASSGPIQPVDISSLAGGAIDRAPATPGVQTAALPPATNAPQAQTGQEPVRHKVERGETAYTVARLYNVPVKALSEWNGLGADFAVREGQFLLIPVAKQNPPARKATPAPSATATTTAPGTGTPTPTPPSAAKPLPKDDTAKPAPAAKAPSKPVADVGKTTKPAKATKMTTPVTGSIIRGYAKGRNEGINIKAAAGTPVKAADSGTVAAITKSAEGVPIVVVRHAGNLLTVYANVTDVSVAKGDSVGRGQQIAKLRSGDDAYVHFEVREGFDSVDPAPFLN
- the purF gene encoding amidophosphoribosyltransferase, which gives rise to MPPAHPFDTSYLRDAGDEDKLKEECGVFGMIGVADASNFVALGLHALQHRGQEAGGIVSHDPEAGFQSARRFGYVRDNFTSQKVMETLPGELAIGHVRYSTSGSKGPTAIRDVQPFFGEFAMGGAAIAHNGNITNANSLRRELIERGSIFQSSSDSECIIHLMARSLQRTIPERMEDALRRVEGAFSVVAMTRTKLIGVRDPLGVRPLVLGKVGDGWALSSETCALDIIGAEFVREIDPGEMVVITPKGIESHFPFRRQEPRFCIFEHVYFSRPDSILGGRSVYETREAIGRELAKESPVEADLVCPVPDSGTPAAIGFSLESGIPYAMGIIRNQYMGRTFIEPTEQIRNMGVRLKLNVNRALIKDKRVILVDDSVVRGTTSRKIKEMILDAGAKEVHFRIASPPTAWPCFYGVDTPQRDKLLAATMSEEEMRAHLNVDSLKFISLDGLYRAVGEAEGRNKKCPQYCDACFSGEYPVTPADQMDQGFQMKPAAE
- the surE gene encoding 5'/3'-nucleotidase SurE; this encodes MRILITNDDGITAPGLETLHAIATDLAGPKGEVWTVAPAFEQSGVGHCINYVHPTMMTQLGERRYAAEGSPADCVLVAVHDVMKDCPPDLVLSGVNRGNNSAENTLYSGTIGGAMEAALQGLPAIALSQYFGPANRELEDPFEAASKHGAAVLRRILRNTPDEDVDYPLFYNVNFPPVAALDVKGTRLATQGRRPGVVFGTEPHTAPSGRRFSWIKGGDQQVKTAKGSDAAYNLEGYVSVTPMRADLTAHNMMDSLAGINS